A window of Staphylococcus sp. 17KM0847 contains these coding sequences:
- a CDS encoding DUF177 domain-containing protein, which translates to MKWSITQLRKYQGQPFKIDQTIEFNDLERQLDIINLSPIQVDGTLNVKSSEVVANMRLRGVYTIPCARTLVPVEVPFDTTTTEVFDLDGLYEDEDDEYYHLATDGMIDLRHIAEEIIMLEKPMRVTAENSDDMLTGGQGWDVIDEDDLEHNPPQDESNVHVDPRLQKLQQLYDENDHAH; encoded by the coding sequence ATGAAATGGTCAATAACACAATTGAGAAAATATCAAGGACAACCTTTTAAGATTGATCAAACGATTGAATTCAATGATTTAGAACGTCAATTGGATATCATCAACTTGTCTCCGATACAAGTTGACGGTACACTTAACGTTAAATCATCAGAAGTTGTAGCAAATATGCGCTTGCGTGGTGTTTATACAATACCATGTGCAAGGACACTTGTTCCAGTAGAAGTGCCCTTTGATACAACAACAACTGAAGTGTTTGATCTTGATGGTTTGTATGAAGATGAAGACGATGAATATTATCATCTTGCGACAGATGGCATGATTGATTTGCGACATATCGCTGAAGAAATCATTATGTTAGAAAAACCGATGCGTGTCACTGCTGAAAACAGTGATGATATGCTGACAGGTGGTCAAGGTTGGGACGTTATTGACGAAGACGATTTGGAACACAACCCACCTCAAGATGAATCAAATGTGCATGTCGATCCGAGACTTCAAAAATTACAACAATTATACGATGAGAATGATCATGCACACTAA
- the coaD gene encoding pantetheine-phosphate adenylyltransferase, protein MVNTKAVIPGSFDPITNGHIDIIERSSDRFDELHVCVLRNMKKSGTFSVEERIDLIKDSVAHLPNVHVHSFGGLLVDFCDKIGATTIIRGLRAVSDFEYELRLTSMNKKLNNKVETLYMMTSTEYSFLSSSVVKEVAQYDANISEFVPQHVEKALVAKYKK, encoded by the coding sequence ATGGTTAATACAAAAGCGGTCATTCCCGGAAGTTTTGATCCAATTACTAACGGACATATTGATATTATCGAAAGAAGTTCAGATCGATTTGATGAGCTACATGTTTGTGTACTACGCAACATGAAAAAGAGTGGTACATTTTCAGTAGAGGAGCGCATCGATTTAATTAAAGACTCTGTGGCACACTTGCCTAATGTTCACGTGCATTCTTTTGGTGGTTTATTAGTTGACTTTTGCGATAAGATTGGTGCAACTACGATTATTCGGGGGTTGCGTGCAGTGAGTGATTTTGAATATGAATTACGTCTTACATCAATGAATAAAAAGTTAAATAATAAAGTTGAAACATTATATATGATGACTTCAACAGAATATTCATTTTTAAGCTCAAGTGTTGTGAAAGAAGTGGCACAATATGATGCAAATATTTCAGAGTTTGTACCACAACATGTTGAAAAAGCACTGGTGGCAAAGTATAAAAAGTAG
- the rsmD gene encoding 16S rRNA (guanine(966)-N(2))-methyltransferase RsmD, giving the protein MRVIAGNHKSKSLETLEGRHTRPTMDKVKEGIFNSLQSIEGLGLDLFAGSGSLGIEALSRGMEKVIFVDQNMRAVKVIHNNLKRLDLAHQAEVYRNNADRALKALSKREIQFDIIFLDPPYEKGLIDKALQQIHSFDLLKNNGIIVCEFSHREEINTKPFEEIKRYHYGLTDTCVLHKGERHG; this is encoded by the coding sequence ATGCGTGTCATTGCAGGAAATCATAAAAGTAAATCATTAGAAACTTTAGAAGGGCGTCATACGCGTCCAACAATGGATAAAGTGAAGGAAGGCATATTTAATAGCTTACAAAGTATAGAAGGATTAGGTCTTGATTTGTTTGCAGGAAGTGGAAGTTTAGGTATTGAGGCTTTATCTAGAGGTATGGAAAAAGTAATTTTTGTAGACCAAAATATGCGCGCAGTCAAAGTGATTCATAATAATTTAAAGCGCTTAGATTTGGCTCATCAAGCAGAGGTATATCGCAATAATGCTGACCGTGCACTAAAAGCATTAAGCAAACGAGAGATACAATTTGATATTATTTTTTTAGATCCGCCTTATGAAAAAGGTTTAATAGATAAAGCATTACAACAAATTCATTCGTTTGATTTATTAAAAAATAATGGTATTATCGTGTGTGAGTTTAGCCATCGTGAAGAGATTAACACAAAACCATTTGAGGAGATTAAACGTTATCATTATGGCTTAACAGATACTTGTGTTTTACATAAAGGAGAACGTCATGGTTAA
- a CDS encoding nucleotidyltransferase, translated as MKSVALITEYNPFHNGHLYHALTAKQQTGADVTIAIMSGHFVMRGTPALFNKFQRAQMAMAGVDLVVEMPLIGSLSSSDTFARTGIQLADYLSADALCFGSESGDIKALNQAALTLLNVEHTVSFQQAMKQGKSYARIVGEHIDNTLLQSPNNILAISYLKQLYQLSSNIKPYTILRQHTQHHETTFQHHTFASGSAIRCAITNGDNKWREMVPETNHSLFVNAYRHQSRLFDMLKLTIFQQDAASLKHIYTMSEGFEHRLIKCIQRATSYDDLMQQLKTKRYTYTHIQRLLMNVLLNVKQQDVAKCIDINAAHILAMSRQGQHYLKWLKQHTPNINIITNVNQNNALYITNEIKATRIYNILTGSTQDDFNTPVYIYS; from the coding sequence ATGAAAAGTGTTGCTTTAATTACAGAATATAATCCTTTTCACAACGGACACCTCTATCATGCACTTACTGCAAAGCAACAGACAGGTGCTGACGTAACGATTGCTATTATGAGTGGTCATTTTGTTATGCGAGGAACACCAGCACTTTTTAATAAGTTTCAGCGTGCACAGATGGCTATGGCTGGCGTTGACTTAGTGGTCGAAATGCCACTCATCGGTTCATTGTCTTCGAGTGACACCTTTGCCCGTACAGGCATTCAACTGGCAGATTATCTTTCTGCCGATGCATTGTGCTTTGGTAGTGAATCGGGTGATATTAAAGCGCTGAACCAAGCAGCTTTAACATTGCTAAACGTCGAACATACAGTTTCTTTTCAACAAGCTATGAAACAAGGAAAGTCCTATGCACGTATTGTAGGGGAACATATTGATAATACATTGCTTCAATCACCTAATAATATACTCGCTATTTCATACTTAAAACAACTTTATCAACTTTCGAGCAACATTAAACCTTATACGATTTTACGCCAACACACACAGCACCACGAAACCACTTTTCAGCACCATACATTTGCTAGTGGATCTGCAATCAGATGTGCAATTACTAATGGAGACAACAAATGGCGAGAGATGGTACCTGAGACGAATCATTCACTATTTGTCAATGCATATCGTCATCAGTCACGCTTATTTGATATGCTAAAGCTCACTATTTTTCAACAAGATGCTGCGTCTTTAAAACACATTTATACGATGTCAGAAGGGTTTGAACATCGCCTAATTAAATGTATACAACGTGCAACATCATATGATGACTTAATGCAACAATTAAAAACAAAACGTTATACTTATACACATATTCAACGTTTGCTTATGAACGTATTGTTAAATGTTAAGCAACAAGATGTAGCAAAGTGTATAGATATAAATGCTGCACATATCCTTGCAATGTCTCGTCAAGGGCAACATTACTTAAAGTGGCTCAAGCAACATACACCTAATATAAACATCATTACCAATGTCAACCAAAATAACGCCTTATATATTACAAATGAAATCAAAGCCACGCGTATTTATAATATTCTTACTGGTAGTACACAAGATGACTTTAATACTCCCGTGTATATTTATTCATAA